The following coding sequences are from one Rathayibacter sp. VKM Ac-2760 window:
- a CDS encoding LacI family DNA-binding transcriptional regulator, with amino-acid sequence MNSSRRVTRRDVARLAGVSDAVVTYTLKGTAPVAEATAIRVRAAIAELGYQPNAAAAALRTGTSRTVALLAPVGSVRVFSNPFFTELASAVEDAARARGLDLLVVTAIPDVDALHARLGDLTARQVAGVLLLGGDPVERSSIDAFGVPWLYLNSSDEPGANGVGVDLAAGAATATRHLLETGRRRIAFVGDVERDDRGRFEARRRGWEAACLEAGLEAGPALPADYSREGGWAAGRVLTGLSPRPDAVFAASDLIGIGLLRALRDAELRVPDDIAVASFDGTWEGEYSAPPLTSLRQPLEALAEAALDRLVGGVTGSTLLEGTLVVRASSG; translated from the coding sequence ATGAACTCCTCGCGACGGGTCACTCGGCGCGACGTCGCCCGCCTGGCCGGCGTCAGCGACGCCGTCGTGACGTACACGCTCAAGGGGACAGCGCCCGTCGCCGAGGCGACCGCGATCCGCGTGCGGGCGGCGATCGCCGAGCTCGGCTACCAGCCCAACGCCGCGGCGGCGGCCCTGCGGACCGGGACCTCGCGGACCGTCGCGCTGCTCGCCCCGGTCGGGAGCGTGCGCGTCTTCAGCAACCCGTTCTTCACCGAGCTGGCCAGCGCGGTCGAGGACGCGGCGCGCGCCCGAGGTCTCGATCTGCTCGTGGTCACGGCGATCCCGGACGTCGACGCCCTCCACGCCCGCCTCGGCGATCTGACGGCCCGGCAGGTCGCCGGGGTGCTCCTCCTGGGCGGCGACCCCGTCGAGCGGAGCTCGATCGACGCCTTCGGCGTTCCCTGGCTGTACCTCAACAGCAGCGACGAGCCGGGGGCGAACGGCGTCGGCGTCGACCTGGCGGCCGGCGCGGCGACGGCGACCCGTCATCTCCTCGAGACGGGCCGGCGCCGGATCGCCTTCGTCGGCGACGTCGAGCGGGACGACCGCGGCCGGTTCGAGGCGCGACGGCGAGGATGGGAGGCGGCATGCCTCGAGGCCGGCCTGGAGGCGGGTCCCGCGCTCCCCGCCGACTACTCCCGCGAGGGCGGCTGGGCCGCCGGCCGCGTCCTGACCGGCCTGTCTCCCCGGCCGGACGCCGTCTTCGCCGCCTCCGACCTGATCGGGATCGGCCTGCTCCGCGCGCTCCGGGACGCGGAGCTCCGCGTGCCGGACGACATCGCCGTCGCGAGCTTCGACGGCACGTGGGAGGGCGAGTACAGCGCACCGCCGCTGACCTCGCTCCGCCAGCCGCTCGAGGCGCTGGCGGAGGCGGCCCTCGACCGCCTGGTCGGCGGCGTCACCGGCTCGACCCTCCTCGAGGGGACCCTCGTCGTGCGCGCCTCGTCGGGGTAG
- a CDS encoding alpha-galactosidase codes for MTVTLGVVLRSAGVALVLDLSDSRLPSVVHWGADCGPLDRAAFDALVLSGTAPVGPNDIDEPIRLAVLLEHSTGWTGRPGLSGSRAGAGWSPSFRTTSLELDGAALPAGEIADAGAGTLVVRAQDDVAALGLEIVIVLDPSGVLRMRAALTNLGEDGYQVDELLLSLPTPPSASEILDFAGRWGKERVPQRSAVTIGAHRREGRHGRTGADAATLLSVGEPGFGFARGEVWGVHTAWSGNHVHQVERVHTGVQTLGGGELLLPGEVRLAHGETYTGPWIHAVYGDGLDEVARRFHRQLRARPGHPHSARPVTINVWEAVYFDHDLDTLVELADRAADLGIERFVLDDGWFGSRRDDHSGLGDWTVSSDVWPDGLHPLVDHVRSLGLQFGLWFEPEMVNPDSDLARAHPEWILSTGDRMPPESRWQQVLDLGDPDCFAYLRDAILAILDEYDIGYIKWDHNRDLTDAGRRPDGAPGVHRQTLAVYRLMDEIRALHPGLEIESCSSGGARVDLEILERTDRVWVSDNNDPLDRQQMNRWTTQLLPPELMGTHIASGASHTTGRVHDLSFRAMTALFGHLGVEWDLRSAGEEELEELRQWIALHKRLRPLLHGGDLVRLDHPDETIALHGVVAPDRSAAVYAYVSLARAGVVSPGRVRLPGLDPESVYRVAPVVIGARDVALRDALWWPQDGEAFELSGALLGRAGLVPPLLHPERGVLYEVTRVEGA; via the coding sequence ATGACCGTCACCCTCGGAGTCGTCCTCCGCTCGGCCGGAGTCGCCCTCGTGCTGGACCTCAGCGACTCCCGGCTCCCGTCGGTCGTGCACTGGGGCGCGGACTGCGGGCCCCTGGATCGGGCGGCGTTCGACGCGTTGGTGCTCTCCGGCACCGCCCCGGTCGGCCCGAACGACATCGACGAGCCGATCCGCCTCGCGGTGCTCCTCGAGCACTCCACCGGCTGGACCGGCCGGCCCGGCCTCAGCGGCTCCCGAGCGGGCGCCGGCTGGTCGCCGTCCTTCCGCACGACGAGCCTCGAACTCGACGGCGCCGCCCTGCCGGCCGGCGAGATCGCGGACGCCGGCGCGGGCACGCTCGTGGTCCGCGCCCAGGACGACGTCGCCGCGCTCGGCCTCGAGATCGTGATCGTCCTCGACCCCTCCGGCGTGCTGCGGATGCGCGCGGCGCTCACCAACCTCGGCGAGGACGGCTACCAGGTCGACGAGCTCCTGCTCAGCCTGCCCACCCCGCCCTCGGCGAGCGAGATCCTCGACTTCGCCGGCCGCTGGGGCAAGGAGCGCGTGCCGCAGCGCTCGGCAGTCACCATCGGCGCGCACCGCCGCGAGGGCCGGCACGGGCGGACCGGGGCGGACGCCGCCACGCTGCTCAGCGTCGGCGAGCCCGGCTTCGGCTTCGCCCGCGGCGAGGTCTGGGGCGTGCACACCGCGTGGTCCGGCAATCACGTCCACCAGGTCGAGCGCGTGCACACCGGCGTGCAGACCCTCGGCGGCGGCGAGCTGCTGCTGCCCGGCGAGGTCCGGCTCGCCCACGGCGAGACCTACACCGGACCGTGGATCCACGCCGTCTACGGCGACGGACTCGACGAGGTGGCGCGGCGCTTCCACCGGCAGCTGCGCGCCCGGCCGGGCCACCCGCACTCGGCACGCCCCGTCACGATCAACGTCTGGGAGGCCGTCTACTTCGACCACGACCTCGACACGCTCGTCGAGCTCGCCGACCGCGCGGCCGACCTCGGGATCGAGCGCTTCGTGCTCGACGACGGCTGGTTCGGCAGCCGCCGGGACGACCACTCCGGCCTGGGCGACTGGACCGTCTCGAGCGACGTCTGGCCGGACGGCCTGCACCCCCTGGTCGACCACGTCCGGTCCCTCGGCCTGCAGTTCGGACTCTGGTTCGAGCCCGAGATGGTCAACCCGGACTCGGACCTCGCCCGAGCGCACCCCGAGTGGATCCTCTCGACCGGCGACCGGATGCCCCCCGAGTCGCGCTGGCAGCAGGTCCTCGACCTGGGCGACCCGGACTGCTTCGCCTACCTCCGCGACGCGATCCTCGCGATCCTCGACGAGTACGACATCGGCTACATCAAGTGGGACCACAACCGCGACCTCACCGACGCCGGCCGGCGTCCCGACGGCGCGCCGGGCGTGCACCGGCAGACGCTCGCGGTCTACCGGCTGATGGACGAGATCCGCGCTCTGCACCCGGGACTCGAGATCGAGTCCTGCTCCTCGGGCGGAGCGCGGGTCGACCTGGAGATCCTCGAGCGGACCGACCGCGTCTGGGTCTCCGACAACAACGACCCGCTCGACCGCCAGCAGATGAACCGCTGGACGACGCAGCTGCTCCCGCCGGAGCTGATGGGCACGCACATCGCCTCGGGGGCCTCGCACACGACGGGCCGCGTGCACGACCTGTCCTTCCGCGCGATGACGGCGCTGTTCGGCCACCTCGGCGTGGAGTGGGATCTGCGCTCCGCGGGCGAGGAGGAGCTCGAGGAGCTGCGCCAGTGGATCGCGCTGCACAAGCGCCTCCGACCGCTCCTGCACGGCGGCGACCTGGTCCGGCTGGACCACCCGGACGAGACGATCGCGCTGCACGGCGTCGTCGCTCCTGACCGCTCGGCCGCCGTCTACGCGTACGTCTCGCTGGCCCGCGCCGGCGTCGTCTCCCCCGGGCGGGTCCGCCTGCCCGGCCTCGACCCCGAGTCGGTCTACCGGGTCGCCCCCGTCGTCATCGGCGCGAGGGACGTCGCGCTCCGCGACGCGCTCTGGTGGCCGCAGGACGGCGAGGCGTTCGAACTGTCCGGCGCGCTGCTCGGCCGGGCGGGACTCGTCCCGCCGCTCCTGCACCCGGAGCGCGGGGTGCTCTACGAGGTGACCCGGGTGGAGGGCGCCTGA